In the Oncorhynchus nerka isolate Pitt River linkage group LG6, Oner_Uvic_2.0, whole genome shotgun sequence genome, CCTGGTAGCCAGAACCCTTCACCCAGCCACAGGTGTTGATGATGCAGCCGCCCACACTGGCCTTCCTGTTTTCCTCACAGCGCTGGGAGAACACTTCGGCCAGACACGACGTCAACTAGGAGGGACAGTgggaaagaaagatggagagaaatggagggggagtgagagaaaggTAGCAATGGGGAGGGGCGAGAGAGATTATACGCCAGGCAAAATGTCAACCACAAAGTTATGgtttaataaactcagcaaaaaaaaaagaaacgtcctctcactgtcaactgtgtttattttcagcaaacttaacgtgtaaatatttgtatgaacataacaagattcaacaactgagacaagctgaacaagttccacagacatgtgactagcaGAAACTGAatgatgtgtccctgaacaaagaggggggggtcaaaatcaaaagtaacagtcagtatctggtgtggccaccagctgcattaagtactgcagtgcatctcctcctcatgtacTGCACAAGAttagccagttcttgctgtgagctgttaccccactcctccaccaaggcacctgcaagttccatacatttctggggggaatggccctagccctcaccctccaatctaACAGGtctcagatgtgctcaatgggattgagatcctggCTCTTGGCTGGCCATGGCAGACCACTGACAttactgtcttgcaggaaatcacgcacagaacaagcagtatggctggtggcattgtcatgctggagggtcatgtcaggatgagcctttTTTTAATGAAAAAAATAATTTCACCTTtcatttactaggcaagtcagttaagaataaattcttcttttcaatgacggccagtgggttaactgccttgttcaggggcagaacgacagatgttttaccttgtcagctcagggattcgatccagcaacctttcggttacaagtccaacactctaaccactaggctacctgccgccccgaagggtaccacatgagggaggatgtcttccctgtaacgcacagcgttaagATTACCTGCAATGACAAGAAGCTCAGTCCGattatgctgtgacacaccgccccagaccatgacggaccctccacccccaaatcgatcccgctccagattacaggcctcggtgtaacgctcattcctcgggcagttgttgccatcctgaacctgtcccgcaggtgtgatgttcggatgtaccgatcctgtgcaggtgttgttacacgtggtctgccactgcgagggtgATCAGCTggccgtcctgtctccctgtagcgctgtcataggcatctcacagtacggacattgcaatttattgccctggccacatctgcagtcctcatgcctccttgcagcatgcctaaggcacattcatgcagatgagcaggaaccctgggcatctttcttttggtgtttttcagagtcagtagaaaggcctctttagtgtcctaagttttcataactgtgaccttaattgcctaccgtctgtaagctgttagtgtcttaacgaccgttccacaggtgcatgttcatgaattgtttatggtttattgaacaagcatggggaacagtgtttaaaccctttacaatgaagatctgtgaagttatttggatttttacgaattatctttgaaagacagggtcctgaaaaagggccgtttcttttttttgctgagtttataacctCTATGGTTAAGGGTATTAGGTTATCCGTCTCATCTTTCACCTTGTTGTAGAGTTTGATGTTGGTTCCTGGAGTGGTGGAACCAAAGTGGTAGACCAGCGGTGCCTGTACTGAGTACCCCTCCTCCACGTCAGCCGGACGCTCAATACACAGTGCTGACATTGTGCCCGGGACTGACACCTGAAGGGAATGTATCATGGTCATCAACATTACTAACCTTAGACACTGCCAGTCAATACAATCACTATATGTAATTGTCCTTATTAGCATAATGGCAGTGATAGTAGAGGCAACAGTAGCAATATATtgtatctacaccaccatccacaAACACAAAAGATGAATCTACCTATATACTATTCTCTGTGCATAGTCATTGGTGCTGATGTAGTTGCTTTGTTGATCTCACCCCACTCTGGCCCACATCCAGGTCCACCAGTGTGGGCCTCCTGCCCAGCCTGACAGCGTAGCTCAGCAACAGCCTGCACACCGTCGACTTCCCCACATCTGTAGGCCCCACCACCATTACCTGGGGCACAACGTTGAAGCAACTTTTACACAAGAGAGTGTACAGTGTGTCTCTGACCAAGGTCCacttctcacatacacacactaacccaagtccacctctcacacacacaaacactgacctAAGTCCACTTCActcagacaaaaacacacacacacacacagatgaacacTGACCCGTGGTcccctctcattgtctctctccgcCTGTCGTCTCATCTGTtccagtgcagtgtgtgtgttcaggtagAGCAGCATGGGTGTGTCCTTTGATATGTACGCCACCTGGGAGAGAAAGATTTACACATTTCTGCATATGTCACTCCTAGCAGTTACAGATAACAATAACAGATGCTTCAGCCAAACACATATCCCTCTCATCCATCTGTTACTCCTCTACAGCCTCTCACCTCTGTCTTCCCCGAGAGAGAAACACTACAGCCCTGCCAGGTGAACACAGCAATCTTGGAACCTGGTCCAAACGTGTACTTCTTGTTGCGGTTGAGCTCAGAGCCAAAGACCTCCGCCAATCCTGTGAGCAGCTCCAGATGCACCTTCTCCCCGGCCTCCACCTCGAACCGCagctcagtctccttctccaggTCAAACCTCGTCCCCCCGCCACCAGCACCAGCCCCCACTCCCTCCTCACCAGTCTTCTCTGGGCCCTCAGTCACCATGGCTGTACAGAGACAAAGGTCAGATTTAGCCTGAACAACATTTAATACCTCACCGACATGTCCGTTTCATCTCTGCCATGTAATAAGCTCACTCTGGACAGGATTTATGTGACTGATTATTAGATGCTGCAATGTCAGATTTCAGTGATGGTCTCTCATAAGTCACGACACAGGATATGAACATCCCTGGAATGACCTTCGATAGGACAAGCATAGGGCAGAGTGCTTTATTTACAAAAACACTATATGACCAgttgtatgtggacacctgcttgtcaaacatctcattccaaaatcatgggcattaataaggagttggtcccccctttgttgctataacagcctcccctcttctgagaaggctctccactagatgttggaacatttctgtggggacttgcttccattcacccacaaaagcattagtgaggtcaggcactgaggttgggcgattaggtctggtTCGTAGTcgccgttccaattcatcccaaagatgtttgatggggttgaggtcagggctttgtgcaggccagccaagttcttccacaacgacCTCTACattccatttctgtatggacctcactttgtgcatggggacattgtcatgctgaagaaAGGGCCTTGCCCAAAcggtttccacaaagttggaagcacagaatcgtctggaATGTATgctttgtatgctgtagcgttaacatttatcttcactggaactaaaggcccgaaccatgaaaaacagccccagatcattattcctcctccaccaaaatgtacagttAGCATaagcattcgggcaggtagcgttcacctggcatccaccaaacccagaatCGTCCgttgactgccagatggtgaagcgtgattcatccctccagagaacacgtttccactgctccagagtccaatggcggcgagctttacaccactccagccgaagctATGCATTGTGATCTGAGGCTTGCGGGTGCCATGATTTCATGATGCTCCCGATGAAtaattattgtgctgacgttgcttccaaaggcagtttgtTACTTGGTAGTGAGGGTTGCAACTGAGGATTTGTACGTGCTATACACGTCTGcactcccgttctgtgagcttgtgtggcctaccacttcgcggctgagccgttattGCTCTTAAACATTTCCACTTCAAATTAACAgcgcttacagttgaccggggcagctctcacagggcagaaatttgactgacttgttggaaagttggcatcctatgatggtgccatgttgaatGTCACAGAACTCTtaaggacattctactgcccgTTTTcccatggagattgcatggctgtgttctcgattttatacacctgtcagcaaagggtgtggctgaaatagccgaatccactcatttgaaggggtgtccacatacttgtatATATAATGTAGAAGGCTCTGGTATAGGCCATGGCTGGAGGGAACTGTGCCAATCCAATCATTATTCAGCACTTACCATATATGTTGAGAAGCTACAAATGCGTTGATCAAGAGGGGTGTTTCCTTCTACCTTTTTATAGTAACTTGAAAAGGCTAACGTTAGGTACAAACTCCAATATCATGCGAAAAGTAAACACTCGTGCTCAGAGCTAGATAGATGCAGTTcaattagctagctaatgttagcgtgTAGGCTAGCTATCTGACAATGCCTGGTTAGAATGGTACCGGCGATAACCTGCTGAATACTAATAGCCATTTAGATATTTGTTTGTGACCGCCTTACTACATGTGTTACTTACTTAGAAATGGGTACGTTTATAGTTCGTCCTAAGTGTTCAAACTTTCCGCGACAGACGAGTGACACTAGTCGCACAAATATGACGTCATGTTTTTAAAGAACCAATTAGCGTATGCAATTGCTCAGTTAAATCATAAAATTGAAAATATTGGTTAAATTTCAACAAAGTATGGAATCGGGTTGATTTAAAATGTAGAACATTTATTTTTGACAGGCACAAAACTTTATGCACATATTCCATACTTTTCTAAACAAAGAATGAGACAGAAGAAGAGTATAGAAACATACGTGTTATTCTCCATAGAAAAAATAATAAAACACATTAGACTTAACATAGGAAATTTACCAGTGAATACTCAGCAACAAATATATTGTTATACAGTGTTTCCCAAACGGTTAAAGAGTAAACCCCCAGTGTAAACAAGCCAACTCAATGCGTGTGTATCAAGCCACTGTCACAGTGTGGTCATTATTATGGACAGATATGATTTTTTTAAGGTGATACTCAGGGAATACACTGacagtaaactgaaaatattttgtgAACCACCACTGTACAGCAACCTAATAGAGGGAATGTGTTGCACTTCAGAGAGATACCACTAGATGTCACCATGTATCCAGGCCAGAGGAGCTTGACGCTTGAGTCATCAGAGGACAGACTGGGGAGCAACCCCGTTGGTCAGTCCCCATCATTCTGCGTCCAGTTTCCAAaaccatgaggaacagctggaaaCAACAAGAATAAATAAAGTAGAAACTAAGATTGTTTACAAAATAATATTTGGGAAAGGTGGTCATTATCATAAGTTGAGTTATGTaaagccatcattgtaaataagaatttgttcttaactgacttgcctagttaaataaaggttgaataataTAAAAATCGGGGCAGTCCAAAATACAGACCTTCACTGGGTCTCTATTCATTTTTCAGTGCCTCCTCCAGGGCTGCAACCACAATGGCAGGCTCAGGGAACTTCAGCCTGGCAGGTGGGCCTAGCTTTATGCCTGTCCAGAGACACACCTCTACAGGAAGGAAAGAATGCTTAGTACAAAATAAAGGACAGCTTCTGGTTGCCTCTGTGTCATGCCAAAACTAAACAATATGCTCTGTATTCCCAGACACCTAATCTGTACTTTAAATTACAATTCTGTGTCCAGGGAACAGGACCCATGAGAGTAGAATTGTTCATAACATGACCTGGAGGAACAcacctttccctccctccacaaGTGTGACCTCCAGGCTTTTCTTGCGGGGTTTCTGGGGGTTCAGAACCACGATGAGGTCTGGGCGGGCAGCCAGGAGGGCATCTCGCACCCCCTCAGCACACCGTCTGTACACGTATCAGCTCTTACTGCAGAATGAAAGTTTTTATTTTCAGAGGCAATTTGTCTAAAGACTTCTAAGTGGTCAGTTCCTTTCCTGTATATTGAGATTATCCAGATTGTACCGATAGAAGATGGGCAATTGTTTGGTGATGGGAATAAGGTTACGTGAATATGGAACTCTGACTCAATTCATTTACCtaaatggatgtgtgtgtgtgcgtgtgtgtgtgtgaatattctTTAGGGGGTGCCTGTGGATATTCCAGTACTCACCAGTGTTCAATGACCACCCTCTGGCCCTCTGTAGCAGTCTCCgtttcccccccctctcttttaccCCGCTTTCGCTCAATGACTAaagtctcctcctcagtctctgCCTTGTTGTTTGCCTTGCGCTTCGATCCGCGACCTGTCCAGAACAAATAAATGGTTAGTACTTTCATAAAATAATCACGGCACATCGATCATTAGGCTACTTCCTTACTACTGGTTATGAGGGAAATAATCAAATGGAAAAGCTGTCGCCCGACCTGTTTTAAAACGAGACGCCATTGTTGATATTGATTCAGCTTGCGTAACATCAAACTTCGGAGCTCATGTTGCGCTTCTTTTGTAATGGACTATTCCAAAATTCAATCGAAGGGGTTCAACATTTTGGTCGACAAAAACCCATTCATTGAAAGGGGCGATCAACTTCAGATTTTCAGCCCCAAAAaactatttacagtgcattcagaaagtattcaaaattgtgctacgttacagccttattctaaaattcccctcatcaatctatacacaataccccataacgacaaagcagaAATATcgtatttacatgagtattccggctctttgctatgagactcgaaattgagctcaggtgcatcctgtccacctgtggtaaattcaattgattggacatgatttggaaaggcacacacgtgtctaattaaggtcccacagttgacagtacacgtcagaaaaaaaacaagccatgagggcaaaggattgtgtcaaggcacagatctggggaagggtaccaaaaatgtctgcagcattgaaggtccaagaacacagtggcctccatcattcttaaatcttcctagagctggctgccctgccaaactgagcaatcaggggagaagggccttggtcagggaggtgaccaagaacctgttgatcactctgacagagctccagttcctctgtggagatgggagaaccttccagaagtacaaacatctctgcagcattccaccttTACGgtggtggccagatggaagccactcctcagtaaaagacacatgacgtgtgcttttacacctgcattgtttgctgtttggggttttaggctgggtttctgtacagcactttgagatatcagctgatgtacgaagggctatataaataaaatttgatttgatttgatgacagcctgcttggagtttgcctgaaggactcagaccatgagaaacaagattctctggtcttaagaaaccaagattgaactctttggcctgaatgcctagCGTCTGgacgaaacctggcaccatccctacagtgaagcatggtggtggcagcatcatgctgtggggatgttttttagcggcagtgactgggagactattcaggatcgagggaagatgaacagagtaaagtacagagagatccttgatgaaaacctgctccagagctctcaggatctgactggggtgaaggttcaccttccaacaggacaacaaccctaaacacacagccaagacaccgCAGGAGTTGATTCAGGACaattctctgaatgttcttgagtggcccagccagagctcgaacttgaacctgatcgaacatctctggagacctgaaaatggttgtgcaGTGAcaatccccatccaacctaacagagcttgagaggatctgcagagaagaatgggagaaactctccaaatacaggtgtgccaagcttgtggcatcagaccatatatttttttataaatttgaaaaaatgtcttaacctgtttttgcattgttgtGGGTAGATTAAATCGACCCCCCCCcctaatctattttagaataaagctgtaatgtgggaaaaggggtctgaatactttctgaatgcactgtaggtgcCATCACACATATAGGGCTTAAAATAGCAGTGCTAGAGAGACTGACAGGACatgaatcaaataaataaaataaatgtagggGTATATCTGGGAGATAGGCTTTACATTTTCATAAGATAACATCCTAAATACAGAAGTGATGGAAACGTTtgtgacccaccgccaaaccggtcatgctggaggatgttgcaggcagcagcacgttctccacggcgtctccagactgtcatgtctgtcacgtgctcagtgtgaacctgctttcatctgtgaagagcacagggcgccagtggtgaatttgccaatcttggtgttctctgtaagcacaacccccacctgtggacgtcgggccctcataccacccttatggagcctgtttctgaccgtttgagcagacacatgcacatttgtggcctgctggaggtcattttgcagggctctggcagtgctcctcctgttcctccttgcacaaaggtggaggtagcggtgctgctgctgggttgttgccctcctacggcctcctccacgtctcctgatgtactggcctgtctcctggtagcgcctccatgctctggacactacgctgacagacacagcaaaccttcttgccacagctcgcattgatgtgccatcctggatgagctgcactacctgagccacttgtgtgggttgtagactccgtctcatgctaccactagagtgaaagcaccgccagcattcaaaagtgaccaaaacatcagccaggaagcataggaactgagaagtggtctgtagtcaccacatgaagaaccactcctttattgggggtgtcttgctaattgcctataatttccacctgttgtctattccatttgcacaacagcatgtgaaatttattgtcaatcagtgttgcttcctaagtgggcagtttgatttcacagaagtgtgattgacttggagttacattgtgttgtttaagtgttccctttattttttttgagcagtgtatatatagcagttgttcatttttttattttacctttattttactaggcaagtcagttaagaacaaattcttattttcaatgacggcctaggaacagtgggttaactgcctgttcaggggcagaacgacagatttgtaccttgtcagctcagggatttgaacttgcaaccttccggttactagttcaacgctctaaccactaggctaccctgccgccgccTAATCCCAAattactagttaaataaaggttatattaaAATATAAATCCATTCACAGCCAGCCGGGCACTTGGAATGTGTCAGACTGAGTGCATGTGTTACATAATCCAAAAGATTCCACGATGCCATACTTTGCCAAGCCAAAACATGACACACTGAAGAACATGTGTAGAAACAATTTTAATTCTTCATCGACAAACATAAAAGCAGATGAAAAATGTTAATGTTATTGAATAATATGAACAATATTGTAaaagtgtgactgtgagagacaCCATTAATGTCACCATGTACCAAGCCAGGGGAGCTTGACTCAGTCTCATCAGAGGAATTACTAGGGCGCAACCACATTGGTCAGTCCTCATCATTCTGCATCCAGCTGCTACAAACCCTTGCTGACTGGCTGCAAAAAACAAGAGGGAGAATTCACTATTTTAGCAAATCATTTTAATGGGATATTTATTCCAATCAAATAAGTGGATTGCCTTAATTTAGTGTTTTTCTCTTGGTCTCACTGTTTACTCTCTTGAGTAGCCAAACCCTCTCAACCAGTCTGTTTATTTCAACGGATTCCTTTCTTTACAGTTTGGGTCAATCTGATTTGAATTTAGTCATTTGAATTGGACACGGAACGACAACCCCCTGAGcttacactggttgaatcaaccttgtttccatgtcattttgtTGAACCACTGTTGAATAGACATCTGTGTCCAGTGGGAACTACTAAGATTGTGCCTATGCATACTTC is a window encoding:
- the LOC115131167 gene encoding polyribonucleotide 5'-hydroxyl-kinase Clp1-like, which encodes MVTEGPEKTGEEGVGAGAGGGGTRFDLEKETELRFEVEAGEKVHLELLTGLAEVFGSELNRNKKYTFGPGSKIAVFTWQGCSVSLSGKTEVAYISKDTPMLLYLNTHTALEQMRRQAERDNERGPRVMVVGPTDVGKSTVCRLLLSYAVRLGRRPTLVDLDVGQSGVSVPGTMSALCIERPADVEEGYSVQAPLVYHFGSTTPGTNIKLYNKLTSCLAEVFSQRCEENRKASVGGCIINTCGWVKGSGYQALVHCASAFQVDVVLVLDQERLYNELKRDLPHFVRVVLLPKSGGVVERSKDCRRESRDEKIREYFYGFRSALFFPHAFDVRFSDVRIYKIGAPSIPDSCLPLGMSQDDTQLKLVPVTPGRDLTHHVLSVSCADEGEEGAGGGRRGVLESPVCGFIVVTNVDTQAQVMTVLSPAPRPLPRHTLLIMDIRFIDLK